The Pseudomonas parafulva genome window below encodes:
- a CDS encoding universal stress protein — protein MQAVRSILVVLDPEHAHSRALTRAKLIAGVTGARLHLLMCDKKRDHHALLSLLASQLHDDGYDSVSHEQAWQDSLHESIIAVQQAEGCELVIKEHHPDNPLRKALLTPSDWKLLRNCPCAVLMVKSERPWTGGAILAAVDVGNQDEDHRRLHASIIDHGYAIASLAKGELHVISAHPSPMLAASDPVYQLSETIEKRYREACSAFQAEFDISDQRLHVAEGPADVLIPYTEKKIDAVVTIIGTVGRTGISGALIGNTAEVVLDALEGDVLVLKSDQAVSALTRPVKV, from the coding sequence ATGCAAGCCGTTCGCAGCATCCTCGTCGTGCTCGACCCTGAACACGCCCACAGTCGCGCGCTGACTCGCGCCAAGCTGATTGCCGGGGTTACCGGTGCACGCCTGCATCTGCTGATGTGTGACAAGAAGCGCGACCATCACGCACTGCTGAGCTTGCTCGCCAGTCAGTTGCATGACGATGGCTACGATAGTGTCAGCCACGAACAGGCCTGGCAGGACAGCCTGCATGAGTCAATCATCGCTGTGCAGCAGGCCGAAGGCTGCGAATTGGTCATCAAAGAGCATCACCCGGATAACCCCCTGCGCAAAGCCCTGCTGACGCCTAGCGACTGGAAACTGTTGCGCAACTGTCCGTGTGCCGTACTGATGGTCAAGAGCGAGCGGCCTTGGACCGGCGGCGCCATCCTGGCGGCAGTGGATGTGGGCAATCAGGATGAAGATCACCGCCGCCTGCATGCCAGTATCATTGACCATGGCTACGCTATCGCCAGTTTGGCCAAAGGTGAACTGCACGTGATCAGCGCTCACCCTTCGCCCATGTTGGCTGCCTCCGATCCGGTGTATCAGCTCAGCGAGACTATCGAAAAGCGCTACCGTGAGGCGTGTTCAGCTTTCCAGGCGGAGTTCGACATCAGCGATCAGCGGCTGCATGTCGCCGAAGGACCAGCGGATGTGCTGATTCCTTACACCGAAAAGAAAATCGATGCGGTGGTGACCATTATCGGAACAGTTGGGCGCACAGGTATCTCCGGGGCCCTGATTGGCAACACTGCTGAGGTGGTGCTCGACGCACTTGAAGGCGATGTGCTTGTACTCAAGAGTGATCAGGCTGTAAGCGCCCTCACACGACCGGTCAAGGTGTGA
- a CDS encoding tRNA-(ms[2]io[6]A)-hydroxylase codes for MSLTPEIDAFLGCPTPDAWIKAALADEHTLLIDHKNCEFKAASTALSLIAKYNTHLELINMMSRLAREELVHHEQVLRLMKRRGVPLRPVSAGRYASGLRRVVRAHEPVKLVDTLVVGAFIEARSCERFAALVPHLDEELGTFYHGLLKSEARHYQGYLKLAYEYGEASDIAQVVQKVREVEAELISSADGEMRFHSGIPMAQPA; via the coding sequence ATGTCCCTGACTCCTGAAATCGATGCCTTCCTTGGCTGCCCCACACCCGACGCCTGGATCAAGGCTGCGTTGGCCGATGAGCACACCTTGCTGATCGACCACAAGAACTGCGAGTTCAAGGCCGCCAGTACCGCACTCAGTTTGATCGCCAAGTACAACACGCATTTGGAACTGATCAATATGATGTCGCGCCTGGCGCGTGAGGAACTGGTGCACCACGAACAAGTGTTGCGCTTGATGAAGCGTCGGGGTGTACCGTTGCGCCCCGTTTCAGCCGGGCGTTATGCCTCTGGACTGCGGCGAGTGGTGCGTGCCCATGAGCCGGTGAAGCTGGTCGATACCCTGGTGGTCGGCGCTTTCATCGAGGCCCGCAGTTGCGAGCGCTTCGCGGCCTTGGTCCCACACCTGGACGAAGAACTGGGTACGTTCTACCACGGCTTGCTCAAAAGCGAGGCGCGCCACTATCAAGGCTATTTGAAACTGGCGTATGAGTATGGAGAGGCGTCAGATATCGCGCAGGTCGTGCAGAAGGTTCGGGAGGTAGAGGCGGAACTGATAAGTTCCGCCGATGGGGAAATGCGCTTTCACAGCGGTATCCCAATGGCCCAGCCAGCCTGA
- a CDS encoding DUF883 family protein has translation MARKSNATSETEQIKDQVFSELQALIEESEKLLDSSASLVGEEADTLRAQLGLKLRQARQATSRLGQKAQPVVEATEELIGIHPWQTVAISAGIGLVVGLLLGRRQ, from the coding sequence ATGGCCAGGAAATCCAACGCGACCAGCGAAACCGAGCAGATCAAGGATCAGGTCTTCAGCGAGTTGCAGGCGCTTATCGAGGAGTCGGAAAAGCTTCTAGACAGCAGCGCGTCTCTAGTGGGCGAGGAAGCGGATACACTGCGCGCCCAGCTCGGTCTGAAGCTACGTCAGGCGCGTCAGGCCACCAGCCGTCTGGGGCAAAAAGCGCAGCCGGTGGTCGAGGCGACCGAAGAGCTCATCGGCATTCATCCTTGGCAGACTGTGGCGATCTCCGCTGGCATCGGTCTGGTGGTAGGCCTGCTACTCGGCCGTAGGCAGTAA
- a CDS encoding LEA type 2 family protein yields MTVRFRSRPGLCMVLMLALLLNACALLQPRDPLNISVIGIEPLAGQDLELRMAVKIRIQNPNETPVDFNGVALNLEVNDQPLAAGVSDQRGHIGRYEETVIVVPVSITAFSFLRQAYGLSRAQSLQGLPYILRGKLAGGPLGTIRFTDKGKLDLPQPGTLGW; encoded by the coding sequence ATGACTGTCCGCTTTCGCTCAAGACCAGGCCTGTGCATGGTGCTGATGCTGGCCCTGCTGCTCAACGCCTGCGCGCTGTTGCAACCACGAGATCCTCTGAACATCAGCGTCATCGGTATCGAACCTCTTGCGGGGCAAGATCTAGAGTTACGCATGGCAGTCAAGATCCGCATTCAGAACCCCAACGAAACGCCTGTGGATTTCAACGGCGTTGCCTTGAATCTGGAGGTGAACGATCAACCCTTGGCGGCTGGTGTCAGCGATCAACGCGGCCACATCGGGCGTTATGAGGAGACGGTCATCGTAGTACCGGTGAGCATTACCGCGTTTTCCTTTCTACGCCAAGCCTACGGCCTGAGCCGTGCACAGTCGCTACAGGGTCTGCCCTACATACTACGTGGCAAGTTGGCCGGGGGTCCGTTGGGAACGATCCGTTTCACAGACAAGGGCAAACTCGATCTGCCCCAGCCAGGTACTCTCGGCTGGTAG
- a CDS encoding FecR family protein, translated as MTERPAMTPRPPHNDLCDDALDWQVVLHSGNAGADDHERYQRWCASSPAHARAAREAEALWGDLGQTQAARTLHTKPLSRSRRRWPRALAASIMMATIACTGWQQAPMWFSDYHTAMNQRQTFTLADGTRVTLNGNSALSVSFSDTRREVVLQAGEALFDTASDPRPFVVDAGGEPVEGRHALFSVRRQASGAEVVLTRGEAQLGERQLSLTPDAEARTAWQRGKLIFNGKPLGQVLAELERYRHGRIFISDARLAGLEVSGVFDLDQPDALLRTLEQRYGLTVTYLPLLAVVR; from the coding sequence ATGACTGAGCGGCCTGCGATGACCCCGCGACCTCCCCACAACGACCTCTGCGACGATGCCCTCGACTGGCAGGTCGTGCTCCACTCCGGTAATGCCGGTGCCGATGACCATGAGCGTTACCAGCGCTGGTGTGCGTCCAGTCCGGCCCATGCGCGTGCCGCTCGTGAGGCCGAGGCGCTGTGGGGCGATCTCGGGCAGACCCAGGCTGCACGGACGTTGCACACAAAGCCGCTATCGCGTTCTCGGCGGCGCTGGCCACGCGCACTGGCCGCATCGATAATGATGGCCACCATCGCTTGCACCGGATGGCAGCAAGCACCGATGTGGTTTTCTGACTATCACACCGCAATGAACCAGCGTCAGACTTTCACTCTGGCCGACGGCACACGTGTCACTCTGAACGGCAATAGCGCATTGTCGGTGTCATTCAGCGATACACGGCGTGAGGTCGTGCTGCAGGCAGGTGAAGCATTGTTCGATACCGCCAGCGATCCGCGTCCGTTCGTGGTCGATGCCGGAGGCGAACCGGTCGAGGGCCGCCATGCCTTGTTCAGCGTGAGACGCCAGGCGTCCGGTGCTGAAGTGGTGTTGACCCGGGGCGAAGCGCAACTCGGTGAGCGACAGCTTTCACTCACCCCTGATGCCGAGGCCCGGACCGCCTGGCAGCGCGGCAAGCTGATCTTCAATGGCAAGCCGCTTGGCCAGGTACTCGCCGAACTGGAGCGATACCGTCATGGGCGTATCTTCATTTCCGATGCCCGCCTGGCAGGCCTCGAAGTGAGCGGGGTGTTCGATCTCGACCAGCCGGACGCTTTGCTTCGTACCCTGGAGCAGCGCTACGGTTTGACAGTGACCTACCTGCCGCTTCTGGCAGTGGTGCGTTGA
- a CDS encoding TonB-dependent siderophore receptor — MNRCGGGFKHVLASCSAVLSLAGPLPLLAAESLDSAQVQSRQVRLDLPAQPLDRSLTAFADQAGLHVLYTTADVAGLDGPPLQGSYTINQALQLLLASTGIDWQFNDACTVTLRRADVAPQSINLKPIEVSVASRTSTAISEIPGTVWVVDQQQLREQIDSGVSLKEAIGKLVPGLDLAPEGRTNYGQNMRGRNVLVMIDGVSQNSSRGLSRQFDSISPFNVERVEVLSGASALYGGGATGGIINIVTKKGEPGPARFETQIGASSGFNNSDDLATRIAQSISGGNERISARLGISGEQNQAFYDGAGKQIFIDNTQTDLQYNRTLDLLGTLGLQLNDEQSLEFLAQYYDSGNTGSTGIFFPNLKHNAPSDLEDAQLRGGYSSDLQPRTRRLLLNANYHHSDVLGQDFYLQASYRKENDNFYPFPYYNAGSPRGSRGVYFAASQQNFEVSSLKALFSKQWDRLKLTYGVDIDRERFSAEQTTFDALTSSNSGGLDLDKASKAARYPSYRVDGVSLYAQADWRLTDNLTLSGGARRQQMDVDVGDFKRVPGGSNDYQVNLYNLGAIYDFKNGHQIWTNYGEGFDLPDPAKYYGKPGLSVADNPLAGIKSRQVEMGWRYSDLQWDAQAALYYIWSDKIINVDQQTLTINVDEQKSRDFGFEGALTRHFDSGWEAGGTLHLVRSEEEAANGGWNKRDARYASLSKSTAFVGWKGDGRSARLQANRAFTLKDDADHQIDGYTTFDLLGSQETGFGTFSAGIQNLFDKQYSTVWGQRATLFYSPTYGPAYLYDYQGRGRTYSLTWSLAY; from the coding sequence CTGAACCGCTGCGGCGGTGGTTTCAAACATGTCCTGGCATCCTGCAGCGCCGTGCTGTCGCTGGCAGGCCCGCTGCCGCTGCTGGCTGCCGAGTCCCTCGACAGTGCCCAGGTGCAGTCACGCCAAGTTCGGCTCGACCTGCCCGCGCAACCGCTGGATCGCTCACTGACCGCATTTGCCGACCAGGCGGGTTTGCATGTGCTCTACACCACGGCCGATGTCGCTGGTTTGGACGGACCACCTCTGCAGGGTAGCTACACCATCAACCAAGCGCTCCAGTTGCTGCTGGCCAGTACGGGTATCGACTGGCAGTTCAACGATGCCTGCACCGTCACACTGCGCAGGGCCGACGTAGCGCCGCAGAGCATCAACCTCAAGCCCATCGAGGTGAGTGTCGCCTCTCGCACCAGCACTGCGATCAGTGAAATCCCCGGTACTGTCTGGGTGGTGGATCAACAGCAACTGCGCGAGCAGATCGACAGCGGCGTGAGCCTCAAGGAGGCGATTGGCAAGCTCGTCCCTGGCCTGGACTTGGCGCCGGAAGGCCGCACCAATTACGGCCAGAACATGCGTGGGCGCAATGTGCTGGTGATGATCGACGGTGTCAGTCAGAACAGCTCACGTGGTCTTTCGCGTCAGTTCGACAGCATTTCGCCATTCAACGTCGAGCGCGTCGAGGTGCTTTCCGGCGCCAGCGCCCTCTATGGCGGCGGTGCCACCGGTGGAATCATCAATATCGTGACCAAGAAGGGAGAACCGGGGCCGGCGCGTTTCGAGACGCAGATCGGTGCCAGCAGCGGTTTCAACAACAGCGACGACCTGGCGACCCGCATCGCTCAGTCGATCAGTGGTGGTAACGAGCGGATCAGCGCCCGTCTGGGTATCTCCGGTGAGCAGAACCAGGCCTTCTATGATGGCGCGGGCAAGCAGATCTTCATCGACAACACGCAGACCGATCTGCAGTACAACCGCACCCTCGACCTGCTGGGCACACTCGGCCTGCAACTGAACGACGAACAGAGCCTGGAGTTTCTTGCCCAGTACTACGACTCCGGTAACACAGGCAGCACGGGCATTTTCTTCCCCAACCTCAAGCACAACGCGCCGTCGGATCTGGAAGACGCGCAATTGCGCGGTGGCTATTCCTCCGACTTGCAACCGCGTACCCGGCGCCTGCTGCTCAACGCCAACTATCACCATAGCGACGTGCTTGGCCAGGACTTCTACCTGCAGGCCTCGTATCGCAAGGAAAACGACAACTTCTACCCGTTCCCGTATTACAACGCCGGCTCGCCGCGTGGATCGCGCGGCGTGTACTTCGCAGCCTCGCAGCAGAATTTCGAGGTCAGCAGCCTCAAGGCGCTGTTCTCCAAGCAATGGGATCGCTTGAAGCTGACCTACGGCGTCGATATCGATCGCGAGCGCTTCAGCGCCGAGCAGACCACCTTCGATGCGCTGACTTCATCGAACAGCGGCGGTCTCGACCTGGACAAGGCCAGCAAGGCGGCGCGCTATCCCAGTTATCGGGTCGACGGTGTCTCGCTCTATGCCCAGGCCGATTGGCGCCTCACCGATAACCTCACGCTATCCGGCGGCGCTCGGCGTCAGCAGATGGACGTGGACGTGGGGGACTTCAAACGAGTGCCGGGCGGTAGCAACGACTATCAGGTCAATCTGTACAACCTGGGCGCGATCTACGATTTCAAGAACGGTCACCAGATCTGGACCAATTACGGCGAAGGGTTCGATCTGCCAGACCCGGCCAAGTACTACGGCAAGCCAGGGCTGTCCGTGGCCGACAACCCCCTGGCTGGCATCAAGAGTCGCCAGGTCGAGATGGGCTGGCGCTACAGCGATCTGCAATGGGATGCCCAGGCGGCGCTGTATTACATCTGGTCGGACAAGATCATCAACGTCGACCAGCAGACCTTGACCATCAATGTCGATGAGCAGAAAAGTCGCGACTTCGGCTTCGAAGGTGCCTTGACCCGGCACTTCGACAGCGGCTGGGAGGCTGGCGGCACCTTGCACCTGGTACGTTCGGAGGAGGAGGCGGCCAACGGCGGCTGGAACAAGCGTGATGCGCGTTACGCCTCGCTCTCCAAGTCTACGGCGTTCGTCGGCTGGAAGGGCGATGGGCGCAGCGCGCGTCTGCAGGCCAACAGGGCCTTCACGCTCAAGGACGATGCCGACCATCAGATCGACGGCTACACCACCTTCGATTTACTGGGCAGCCAGGAAACCGGCTTCGGGACCTTCAGTGCGGGTATCCAGAACCTGTTCGACAAGCAATACAGCACGGTATGGGGCCAACGGGCGACGCTGTTCTATTCGCCGACCTACGGCCCTGCCTACTTGTACGATTACCAAGGCAGGGGCCGTACTTACAGCCTGACCTGGAGTCTGGCGTACTGA
- a CDS encoding PQQ-dependent sugar dehydrogenase, whose translation MTPRTWMTTLAAAALFPLLAQAAAEQRLPSEEGELTVSTVADGLNHPWALAFLPGGKDMLITEQPGNLRIVNAEGKVGPPLSGVPKVWAQGQGGLLDVALSPEFAKDRTVYLSYAEEGADGKAGTAVGRGQLSQDRSRLENFNVIFRQQPKLSVGNHFGSRLVFDRDGYLFIALGENNQRSTAQDLDKLQGKLVRILPDGEVPKDNPFVGQKNVRPEIWSFGHRNQQGAALNPWTGQLWTHEHGPRGGDEINIPQPGKNYGWPIATHGIDYSLLPIPEAKGKHVDGMEDPHHVWEKSPGISGMAFYDSPTFKAWDHNLFIGALATEELIRLQLDGDNVVHEERLLGELKARIRDVRVGPDGYLYVLTDAQDGALLKVGLSKD comes from the coding sequence ATGACCCCACGTACCTGGATGACCACACTGGCGGCTGCTGCACTGTTTCCATTACTGGCGCAGGCCGCTGCCGAACAGCGCTTGCCCAGTGAAGAAGGCGAGTTGACAGTCAGCACTGTCGCCGACGGCCTCAACCACCCTTGGGCGCTGGCCTTCCTGCCTGGTGGCAAGGACATGCTGATCACCGAGCAGCCAGGTAATCTGCGCATCGTCAATGCCGAAGGCAAGGTCGGCCCACCCTTGTCGGGCGTGCCGAAGGTCTGGGCGCAAGGGCAGGGCGGCCTGTTGGATGTTGCCCTTTCACCTGAGTTCGCCAAAGACCGGACGGTGTACCTGTCCTATGCCGAGGAGGGCGCGGACGGCAAGGCCGGTACGGCGGTTGGTCGGGGGCAGTTGTCCCAGGATCGATCGCGCCTGGAGAACTTCAACGTGATTTTCCGCCAGCAACCGAAGCTCTCGGTGGGTAATCACTTCGGCTCCCGGTTGGTGTTCGACCGTGACGGCTACTTGTTCATCGCCCTGGGCGAGAACAATCAGCGCTCCACTGCCCAGGACCTGGACAAGCTGCAAGGCAAGTTGGTGCGAATCCTGCCCGATGGCGAAGTACCCAAGGACAACCCCTTCGTTGGTCAGAAAAATGTGCGGCCGGAAATCTGGTCGTTCGGCCACCGCAACCAGCAGGGTGCGGCGCTCAATCCTTGGACGGGCCAGCTCTGGACACATGAGCATGGGCCGCGCGGTGGCGACGAAATCAATATTCCTCAGCCGGGCAAGAACTATGGCTGGCCGATTGCCACCCACGGCATCGATTATTCCCTGTTGCCGATTCCCGAGGCCAAGGGCAAGCATGTCGATGGCATGGAAGACCCACACCACGTCTGGGAGAAATCACCCGGCATCAGTGGTATGGCCTTCTACGACAGCCCCACCTTCAAGGCGTGGGATCACAATCTGTTCATAGGGGCCTTGGCCACTGAGGAGTTGATCCGTCTCCAGCTCGACGGCGACAACGTGGTCCACGAAGAGCGTTTGCTTGGCGAGCTCAAGGCGCGAATTCGTGACGTGCGGGTTGGCCCTGATGGCTATCTCTATGTGCTGACCGATGCCCAGGATGGCGCGCTACTCAAGGTGGGCTTGAGCAAGGATTGA
- the zapE gene encoding cell division protein ZapE, producing the protein MTPAALYLQALQREGFVADAAQASAVSALERCFEAVQQGRAVQGVYLWGPVGRGKTWLMDLFHRCLEVPSRRQHFHHFMAWVHQRLFQLVGIADPLQALAQALAQDIRVLCFDELFVTDIGDAIILGRLFQALFEQGVVLVATSNQPPDQLYADGFNRERFLPAIAAIEQHMQRVAVAGDQDHRLHPGAQLQRYWVSEAGTASALAAVFCQLSAGETATELPLQIGTRHVTVIRRSERVIWCDFSHLCDQALAATDFMALCDRYSAILVSAVPALGGQQRAGRIARGTEDAAQRVIAGDRELPALSPRDDSVRRFIALVDECYDRRIALYLEAAVPLEALYTEGYLSFAFRRTLSRLQEMQLQRFA; encoded by the coding sequence ATGACGCCCGCTGCGCTCTACCTCCAAGCCCTGCAACGCGAGGGCTTCGTCGCCGATGCCGCGCAGGCCTCGGCGGTCAGCGCCCTTGAGCGCTGTTTCGAGGCCGTCCAGCAAGGACGTGCCGTCCAAGGCGTCTATCTGTGGGGGCCGGTGGGGCGTGGCAAGACCTGGCTCATGGACCTGTTCCATCGCTGCCTCGAAGTACCGTCGCGGCGTCAGCATTTCCATCACTTCATGGCCTGGGTGCACCAGCGGCTGTTCCAGCTCGTGGGCATCGCCGATCCTCTACAGGCCCTGGCTCAGGCGTTGGCGCAGGACATTCGTGTGTTGTGCTTCGACGAGCTGTTCGTCACCGATATCGGTGATGCGATCATCCTCGGACGCCTGTTCCAGGCGCTATTCGAACAAGGTGTCGTGCTGGTCGCGACCTCCAATCAACCGCCTGATCAGCTCTATGCCGATGGCTTCAACCGCGAGCGCTTCCTGCCGGCGATTGCGGCGATCGAGCAGCATATGCAACGGGTGGCGGTGGCTGGCGATCAGGACCATCGGCTGCATCCCGGCGCGCAGTTGCAGCGTTACTGGGTGAGCGAGGCAGGCACCGCCTCTGCGTTGGCGGCCGTGTTCTGTCAACTGAGCGCCGGCGAAACGGCGACTGAGCTACCGCTGCAGATCGGCACACGGCACGTCACGGTCATTCGTCGCAGTGAGCGGGTGATCTGGTGCGACTTCTCGCACTTGTGCGATCAAGCCTTGGCGGCGACGGACTTCATGGCCTTGTGCGATCGCTATAGCGCGATTCTGGTCAGCGCCGTGCCCGCACTGGGTGGCCAACAGCGCGCCGGGCGTATCGCCCGAGGGACGGAAGATGCCGCGCAGCGCGTGATCGCTGGCGACCGCGAGCTGCCGGCGCTGTCACCGCGTGATGACAGTGTGCGGCGCTTCATCGCACTGGTCGACGAATGTTACGACCGGCGAATCGCCTTGTACCTGGAGGCTGCCGTGCCGCTCGAGGCGCTGTATACCGAAGGTTACCTGTCATTCGCCTTCCGCCGAACCTTGAGTCGCTTGCAGGAAATGCAGTTGCAGCGCTTCGCCTGA
- a CDS encoding alpha/beta fold hydrolase — MLRITALTLACLAGAPALAAESVTYGKQLEGFAYPHPLQHFNFSSQGQTVQMGYMDVPARGHANGRSVLLMHGKNFCAATWESSIDALSKAGYRVIVPDQIGFCTSSKPAYYQYSFQQLADNTHALLERLGIDKISLVGHSTGGMLATRYALMYPQQVERLAMVNPIGLEDWKALGAPYRTVDQWYERELKLNAEGVRNYERTTYYAGRWKPDYERWVDMLVGLNQGPGHEAVAWNSALIYDMIFTQPVVYEFKNLQMPTLLMIGDQDTTAIGSDIAPPEIKAKLGHYAVLGPQVEKLIPQGKLVTFKGLGHAPQIEAPERFHDALIDWLR, encoded by the coding sequence ATGCTGCGCATAACCGCATTGACCTTGGCATGCCTGGCCGGCGCTCCGGCCCTGGCCGCTGAATCCGTCACCTACGGCAAGCAGCTCGAAGGCTTCGCCTACCCTCATCCATTGCAACATTTCAACTTCAGCTCACAAGGCCAGACCGTGCAGATGGGCTACATGGATGTACCCGCCCGAGGTCATGCCAATGGTCGCAGCGTGCTACTGATGCATGGCAAGAATTTCTGCGCCGCCACCTGGGAGTCCTCGATCGACGCTTTGAGCAAGGCCGGCTATCGGGTCATCGTTCCCGACCAAATCGGTTTCTGCACCTCCAGCAAACCCGCGTACTACCAGTACAGCTTCCAACAACTGGCGGATAACACCCATGCGCTGCTCGAACGCTTGGGGATCGACAAGATCAGCCTGGTAGGCCACTCCACGGGGGGGATGCTAGCCACCCGCTATGCCCTGATGTACCCACAGCAGGTCGAGCGCCTGGCCATGGTCAACCCCATCGGCCTGGAAGACTGGAAAGCCCTGGGTGCGCCTTACCGCACGGTAGATCAATGGTACGAACGCGAGCTCAAGCTCAATGCCGAGGGCGTGCGCAATTATGAACGCACCACCTACTACGCCGGGCGCTGGAAGCCCGACTACGAGCGCTGGGTAGATATGTTGGTGGGCCTGAACCAAGGACCAGGACATGAAGCGGTGGCGTGGAACTCTGCGCTGATCTACGACATGATTTTCACGCAGCCGGTGGTCTACGAGTTCAAGAACCTGCAGATGCCGACGCTGCTGATGATCGGCGACCAGGACACCACTGCCATCGGCAGCGACATCGCACCGCCCGAGATCAAAGCCAAACTGGGCCACTATGCGGTACTGGGCCCTCAGGTGGAAAAGCTGATACCCCAAGGCAAACTGGTGACCTTCAAAGGCTTGGGTCACGCGCCGCAAATCGAGGCGCCCGAGCGCTTTCACGACGCGCTGATCGACTGGCTGCGATAG
- a CDS encoding YqaA family protein, which produces MISLGALFLSAFGAATLLPLQSEAVLVGLLLRDPDAWLLLLLVATFGNVLGSVVNWLLGRAIERLRDRRWFPFSATQLQRAQCHYQRWGQWSLLLSWVPVIGDPLTLVAGILREPFWRFVLLVTLAKAGRYWVLILITLGWFHTG; this is translated from the coding sequence ATGATCAGTTTAGGGGCCCTGTTTCTCAGCGCCTTCGGTGCTGCCACGCTGCTGCCGCTGCAGTCCGAGGCCGTGCTGGTCGGCTTGCTGCTGCGCGATCCTGACGCCTGGCTGCTCCTGCTGCTGGTGGCTACCTTCGGCAATGTGCTCGGCTCGGTGGTCAATTGGCTGCTGGGCCGGGCAATCGAACGCCTGCGTGATCGACGCTGGTTCCCGTTCAGCGCCACTCAGTTGCAACGCGCACAATGCCACTACCAGCGCTGGGGACAGTGGTCGCTTTTACTGAGCTGGGTACCGGTGATCGGCGATCCACTGACGCTGGTTGCGGGAATCCTTCGCGAGCCGTTCTGGCGCTTTGTGTTACTGGTGACCCTGGCCAAGGCTGGTCGCTACTGGGTTCTGATACTGATTACCCTGGGCTGGTTTCACACCGGGTGA
- a CDS encoding DUF411 domain-containing protein, giving the protein MLNKHLLAFVLLACGGLAQASEVVDVYRDPNCGCCKQWIAHLRDNGFTVNDHVEPNMSAVKQRLGVAPRLASCHTAVIDGKFVEGHVPAEQVRLLTQRDDLVGVAVPGMPIGSPGMEMGARKDAYQVIGLTREGRDTVVAEY; this is encoded by the coding sequence ATGCTGAACAAGCACCTATTGGCGTTCGTACTGCTGGCCTGCGGCGGCCTGGCCCAGGCCTCCGAGGTCGTCGATGTCTACCGCGACCCGAACTGCGGTTGTTGCAAACAGTGGATCGCCCACCTGCGCGACAACGGTTTCACGGTCAATGACCATGTCGAGCCGAACATGAGCGCGGTGAAACAGCGCCTTGGCGTCGCACCCAGACTCGCCTCGTGCCATACCGCAGTGATCGACGGCAAATTCGTCGAGGGCCATGTGCCCGCCGAGCAGGTCCGCCTGCTGACTCAGCGAGACGATCTGGTGGGTGTGGCAGTGCCGGGAATGCCGATCGGCTCCCCGGGGATGGAGATGGGCGCGCGTAAAGACGCTTACCAGGTGATCGGCCTCACGCGCGAGGGTCGGGACACCGTGGTCGCCGAGTACTGA